Proteins encoded together in one Gemmatimonadota bacterium DH-78 window:
- a CDS encoding DEAD/DEAH box helicase family protein, giving the protein MLEGLEWNVRLAALESPSLLEKINAAFESHWESEEFRAFDPDDDKQMEVVRKALDQARGGSGPDPILSFFDLKPHGYQQTMLDTLAAEREHGHTKNLVVAPTGVGRTMVAAFDYARMESEAQAGSLPRLLFVAHRERLLDQSLTAFRHVLKDTAFGEKLVGGARPQKGDHVFASIQSLNAGGRIDALDPEHYEVGLPPSATTARTCAGGSTDAPPTRCGCGTPSNSDSSRPSTISGSTMVRT; this is encoded by the coding sequence ATGCTCGAGGGACTCGAGTGGAACGTGCGGTTGGCGGCCCTGGAGTCCCCGAGTCTTCTGGAGAAGATCAACGCCGCCTTCGAGAGTCACTGGGAAAGTGAGGAGTTTCGGGCTTTCGATCCCGACGACGATAAGCAGATGGAGGTCGTGCGTAAGGCGCTGGACCAGGCCCGGGGCGGGAGCGGTCCTGACCCGATTCTCTCGTTCTTCGATCTGAAACCCCACGGCTACCAGCAGACCATGCTCGATACGTTGGCGGCCGAGCGAGAGCATGGGCACACGAAGAACCTCGTCGTGGCTCCCACCGGCGTGGGCAGAACCATGGTCGCGGCGTTCGACTACGCCCGCATGGAGTCCGAGGCCCAGGCCGGCTCGCTCCCGCGCCTGCTCTTCGTGGCCCACCGGGAACGGCTGCTAGACCAGAGCCTGACCGCCTTTCGTCACGTACTGAAGGACACGGCTTTCGGCGAGAAGCTCGTGGGCGGCGCGCGGCCCCAGAAGGGCGATCACGTGTTCGCCTCGATCCAGTCGCTCAATGCCGGGGGACGCATCGACGCGCTGGATCCGGAGCACTACGAGGTGGGGCTACCCCCGAGCGCCACGACGGCAAGGACGTGCGCCGGTGGTTCGACGGACGCACCGCCTACGAGATGCGGCTGTGGAACGCCCTCGAACTCGGACTCCTCGCGCCCTTCCACTATTTCGGGATCCACGATGGTCAGGACCTGA
- a CDS encoding DNA cytosine methyltransferase has protein sequence MDPHEAFDLAWLNSDRKPRYGHPRKEKLRLADLFCGAGGLTLGVLEAARALGIQVDPVLGADLDPSVERAYRGNFVPACFVNRPLQELINGDPDLVRIHEWEYGTETCLTREEITFRNEVLKDEDGIDFLVGGPPCQGHSNLNNHTRREDPKNQLYGRMARFALVFKPRHILIENVHGAAHDRGGIMDKTRAALNRLGYKIDTAIVKGEEIGVPQTRHRIFMIASRDRKPSIVNAVASHRVEEQRSFDWSQRGLQAGRNGSPLDIVTKPKPETAKRIAWLHQVDAADGKKKRYDLPNGLRPDCHQNDTHTYKSVYGRIREDRPAPTITTGFTVMGQGRFVHPHEPRTLTPREGARIQFFPNWFFFGEDGGISKKALVSLIGNAVPPKMAYVLALELLR, from the coding sequence GTGGATCCCCACGAAGCCTTCGACCTCGCATGGCTCAATTCAGATCGTAAGCCTCGGTATGGCCATCCTAGAAAGGAGAAGCTCCGGCTCGCCGACCTCTTCTGTGGTGCGGGTGGGTTGACGCTCGGAGTGCTTGAAGCGGCCCGTGCGCTCGGGATTCAGGTCGACCCCGTGCTCGGCGCGGATCTAGACCCCAGCGTAGAGCGGGCGTACCGAGGAAACTTCGTGCCGGCCTGCTTTGTTAATCGGCCGCTACAGGAGCTGATCAACGGGGACCCAGACCTTGTTCGAATCCATGAGTGGGAGTATGGAACGGAGACGTGTTTGACTCGTGAGGAGATCACGTTTCGAAACGAAGTGCTGAAGGACGAAGACGGGATCGACTTTCTGGTTGGTGGGCCTCCATGCCAAGGTCATTCGAACCTCAACAACCACACTCGCCGTGAGGATCCAAAGAACCAACTCTATGGTCGGATGGCGCGGTTTGCGTTGGTATTCAAGCCGCGTCATATTCTCATTGAGAACGTCCACGGCGCGGCTCACGACAGGGGTGGGATCATGGACAAGACCCGGGCCGCGCTCAATCGCCTGGGCTACAAGATCGACACCGCGATCGTAAAGGGGGAGGAGATCGGGGTGCCGCAGACGCGCCATCGGATCTTCATGATTGCTTCGCGAGACAGGAAGCCTTCCATCGTCAATGCGGTCGCGTCCCATCGCGTGGAAGAACAGCGGTCCTTCGACTGGTCACAGCGTGGCCTACAGGCTGGTCGCAACGGCAGCCCGCTGGATATTGTCACCAAACCGAAGCCTGAGACGGCGAAGCGTATCGCGTGGCTGCATCAAGTCGACGCGGCCGACGGGAAGAAAAAACGCTACGATCTGCCGAACGGGCTCAGGCCGGACTGCCACCAGAACGACACGCATACCTACAAATCGGTATACGGACGGATTCGTGAGGATCGCCCCGCTCCGACGATCACGACGGGGTTCACTGTCATGGGGCAGGGTCGCTTCGTTCATCCACACGAGCCGCGGACACTCACGCCGAGAGAAGGTGCGCGAATCCAGTTCTTTCCGAACTGGTTCTTTTTCGGTGAGGACGGAGGAATATCGAAAAAAGCCCTCGTCTCTCTGATCGGGAATGCAGTGCCGCCCAAGATGGCGTACGTCTTAGCCCTGGAACTCCTCCGCTAA
- a CDS encoding FtsK/SpoIIIE domain-containing protein, translating to MNASSTRALARFASTAIKRKFARTADKQMVLVNGFFPREVVQIANLLQSDPEFEHEVLVIANQALEDLSEGLRLPSSSSVTYYRTSSPKSYCFLQIDEFSDLASLRNVYRIEDGTLLGQTGVDVEAAKECVLHVWRELELHGGTPPVVIRGLINDVLSAFDRANQTLALRQWIDFLISLGEHLEGAEIVDPRAGREALAAALPALGLFPDSEMASQRQETPRRRRLLGNLYASLDCSPSGRPFDRQLLVTTLDRAVFVDHDGTELPEPKQKAARESVREYLEPHGDADDRSIDYSIWRQVFEQRRASRGLGAQLLAAAEGLPDDKRQVLDESGLIEGLEARDTEAALEFLDLEDPEGRPLYESFPSKIVTTIEKIAYPRAPQTENPLRDLVRAIYDVVAEEEDGPAVSFTLGTRERKGTSEDNSFTKALFALLFWPSLKEVVKESRGGLKVEQDLTFPSPLKRWMKRVENGTDDDSAWGELELELRASTGLVQRLTWSPAKSGGWIAFARLVWSPEESNWTSEQGDFDRFLASAKDDEVLAGVSRDPITPLAAEWVQLRGGFFEQVRSNGLTVDGIDDYVDRWTMLLERARTQHVPHGGPDPSVADFLRIDVFEAADGARVMLSTHPIRLRWLGRDLERSARFLADALAGQLGLNPANPGYFFDRLSQSSPHEQPAILGDAETMMVAVRDEDGHEHFEVIKTRDNTVSDWLSGSDDASLAAIASEIGTYLDAFPYKSDGLHLLFVVREDAARVVGRIVQRVRKHSGCSGRLTDLRLSLDVVAPTSTFASVAKAVEELEPLSRSKSDFPATSLRLTAWNNLSELPDLSELPDCIDVAVVPNLFAADARCLEDTCSLDHLNGTFRPWFDRGTTREEDVADSDPASVSLRMIPASADRILTMWSTVNVRQFRGRRMAPDGTNDQVDYMILDVAVRSAESFFEQLHAKCQWVMTLDAFVGRRQLEAFDHGPEVITLRPGLGDGGAYTLIVSSQAGREFIIDRVAGRLRADLGTFEEEAATEVAAQVYSFARALSPSLLLRATGLGNAAHEAVGLVASQYLAEEFFPVADSTSGFVSWIALDEYTSWFGSHQSRRADLLRVHGRESEDGSLVLDFLVVEAKLRDKSALKGATGQLQTTCELVKHAFQPLGEGYSDDCDYWWAALEEAILASARNVAPSHLPTFRGFGTTPKPERLHPAIGSRIRTGRFDLGSVAGLVCTYDPDGASVSERLSDSEFHWIQTDRHEMRRVLNALGEPPTPSEHAFGEFDSRPIREDKHPTEPSGADEAVADREVHVSKPAWIETVSSPASRGISREDLLRRYQTLLDVFSEHGVEVCAAEVEPAIEGPSLYVFRVVPGPGVAPRKLEAQLENVKLKLSLPQEFDPRAYVDRGAVVFEVPKPHDERYPVDSEALWASVESWPSDRLWVPIGEDVRGNLVAIDFSSNDSPHLLIGGITGSGKSVAMETILGGLVRNYGPDRLRISAVDPKGTELLFLKEHPHLTGEIGFDSEDALTLLRHAVEEMQSRYTAMKERRVRKVSEFNELADVTPLPWIVVVLEEFADLTVENKSEIERELQRLAQKARAAGIHVIVSTQKPSANVLSTTVRSNLGAQLAFRVKTKDDSRIILDEGGAEALGGRGDAIFKSAAGGTVRLQCALIQNNGPAQPVPP from the coding sequence GTGAACGCCTCCTCCACACGAGCGCTCGCACGATTCGCCAGCACGGCGATTAAGAGGAAATTCGCTCGCACGGCCGACAAGCAGATGGTTCTGGTGAATGGCTTCTTCCCGCGGGAAGTCGTCCAGATCGCCAATCTCCTTCAGTCCGATCCCGAGTTCGAGCACGAGGTGCTCGTTATTGCGAATCAGGCCCTGGAAGACTTGTCGGAGGGCCTTCGTCTCCCGAGCAGCTCAAGCGTCACCTACTACCGAACGAGTTCGCCCAAGTCATACTGTTTCCTGCAGATCGACGAGTTCTCCGATCTTGCGAGTCTTCGCAACGTGTACCGAATCGAGGACGGTACGCTTCTGGGACAAACGGGCGTCGACGTCGAGGCCGCAAAGGAGTGCGTCCTTCACGTCTGGCGCGAGTTGGAGCTCCACGGCGGCACACCTCCCGTCGTGATCCGGGGACTGATCAACGATGTGCTCTCTGCGTTCGATCGAGCGAACCAAACCCTGGCGCTGAGGCAATGGATCGACTTCCTCATCTCCCTAGGGGAGCACCTCGAAGGCGCGGAGATCGTCGATCCCCGCGCCGGCCGAGAAGCACTCGCTGCCGCCCTACCAGCCCTCGGTCTCTTTCCCGACTCGGAGATGGCAAGCCAGAGACAGGAGACCCCGAGGCGCCGCCGATTGCTCGGTAACCTGTACGCCTCACTGGATTGCTCACCCAGCGGAAGGCCGTTCGACCGCCAGCTCCTCGTGACGACCCTCGACCGGGCCGTCTTCGTGGACCATGACGGTACAGAGCTCCCTGAGCCGAAGCAGAAGGCCGCCCGAGAGTCGGTCCGCGAGTATCTGGAGCCGCACGGCGATGCGGACGATCGCTCAATCGACTATTCGATCTGGAGGCAGGTATTCGAACAACGGAGGGCCAGCCGGGGGCTGGGAGCCCAGCTACTCGCGGCGGCGGAAGGCCTGCCCGATGACAAGCGGCAGGTCTTGGACGAATCCGGCCTGATCGAAGGATTGGAGGCCCGAGACACAGAGGCCGCCTTGGAATTCCTCGACCTGGAAGACCCCGAAGGCCGGCCGCTCTATGAGAGCTTCCCGTCCAAGATCGTCACTACGATCGAGAAGATCGCGTATCCACGAGCGCCACAAACCGAGAATCCCCTCCGAGACCTAGTAAGGGCAATCTACGATGTCGTAGCGGAAGAAGAAGATGGTCCTGCGGTTTCTTTCACTCTCGGTACTCGGGAGCGGAAGGGGACGAGCGAGGACAACTCGTTCACGAAGGCTCTGTTCGCTCTCCTCTTCTGGCCGTCGCTCAAGGAAGTAGTTAAGGAAAGCCGAGGTGGCTTGAAGGTCGAGCAGGACCTCACGTTCCCTTCGCCCCTCAAGAGATGGATGAAGCGAGTCGAAAATGGGACCGACGACGACTCAGCGTGGGGCGAACTTGAGTTGGAGCTTCGAGCGTCGACCGGACTAGTACAGCGGCTGACCTGGTCACCGGCAAAGAGCGGCGGATGGATCGCCTTCGCTCGACTGGTTTGGTCTCCAGAGGAGTCGAACTGGACCTCGGAGCAGGGTGACTTCGACCGATTCCTAGCCTCGGCCAAGGACGACGAGGTCCTAGCCGGCGTATCCAGAGACCCGATCACTCCCCTTGCGGCGGAGTGGGTTCAGCTGAGAGGAGGCTTCTTCGAGCAGGTTCGGTCCAACGGGCTCACGGTGGACGGGATCGACGACTACGTCGACCGCTGGACCATGCTCCTAGAGAGGGCGCGGACGCAACATGTGCCCCATGGTGGCCCAGATCCGTCGGTGGCGGATTTCCTACGCATCGACGTGTTCGAGGCGGCGGACGGGGCCCGCGTCATGCTGAGCACTCACCCCATCCGACTTCGATGGCTCGGAAGGGATCTAGAGCGATCGGCTAGGTTCCTCGCTGATGCCCTAGCCGGGCAGCTCGGGCTCAATCCCGCGAACCCCGGCTATTTCTTCGACCGCCTAAGCCAGAGCTCTCCCCACGAACAACCCGCGATTCTAGGCGACGCCGAAACGATGATGGTGGCCGTGCGAGACGAGGACGGCCATGAACACTTCGAGGTGATCAAGACTCGCGACAACACCGTCAGCGACTGGCTCTCAGGTTCCGACGACGCCTCCCTCGCCGCGATCGCGAGTGAGATCGGCACCTACTTGGACGCCTTTCCTTACAAGTCCGACGGACTCCATCTGCTGTTCGTGGTGCGCGAGGACGCGGCCCGAGTAGTAGGCCGGATCGTCCAACGCGTTCGCAAACATTCGGGCTGTTCAGGGCGCTTGACGGACCTGAGGTTGTCGCTGGACGTAGTTGCACCAACGTCGACATTCGCTTCTGTCGCCAAGGCCGTAGAGGAACTGGAGCCTCTCAGTCGCTCGAAGTCGGACTTTCCGGCAACCAGCTTGCGACTTACCGCTTGGAATAATTTATCCGAGCTTCCGGACCTGTCGGAACTCCCGGACTGCATCGACGTCGCAGTCGTCCCCAATCTCTTCGCGGCCGATGCACGCTGCCTTGAGGACACCTGCTCGCTCGACCACCTCAACGGCACCTTCCGACCTTGGTTCGACCGCGGCACCACCCGAGAGGAGGACGTCGCGGACTCGGACCCTGCCTCGGTTTCCCTTCGGATGATTCCAGCGTCGGCCGACCGCATCCTCACCATGTGGTCGACCGTGAACGTGAGGCAGTTCCGGGGTAGACGAATGGCGCCTGACGGGACGAACGATCAGGTCGACTACATGATTCTCGATGTCGCCGTGCGATCTGCTGAGTCGTTCTTCGAACAGCTGCACGCGAAGTGCCAATGGGTGATGACGCTCGATGCGTTCGTCGGCCGGCGACAGCTAGAGGCCTTCGATCACGGCCCGGAGGTAATCACCTTGAGGCCCGGACTCGGAGACGGTGGTGCCTATACGCTCATCGTCAGCTCCCAGGCCGGACGCGAGTTCATTATCGATCGCGTTGCGGGGCGACTGCGGGCCGACCTAGGGACTTTCGAGGAAGAGGCGGCAACAGAGGTCGCGGCTCAGGTCTACTCGTTCGCGCGCGCACTCAGCCCGAGTCTTCTACTACGAGCCACCGGTTTGGGTAACGCAGCCCATGAGGCGGTAGGCCTGGTCGCCAGCCAATACCTCGCGGAGGAGTTCTTTCCGGTAGCCGACTCCACGTCGGGCTTTGTGAGTTGGATCGCGCTGGACGAGTATACCTCATGGTTCGGTTCGCACCAGAGCCGTCGAGCCGACCTACTCCGGGTCCACGGGCGAGAATCAGAAGACGGTTCGCTCGTTCTCGACTTCTTGGTCGTCGAGGCCAAGCTTCGGGACAAGTCGGCCCTGAAAGGGGCGACAGGACAACTGCAAACGACCTGCGAGCTTGTCAAGCACGCCTTTCAGCCGCTCGGCGAGGGTTACTCGGACGACTGCGACTATTGGTGGGCGGCACTCGAAGAGGCCATCCTTGCATCTGCGCGGAATGTAGCCCCAAGTCATCTTCCCACGTTCAGAGGATTCGGGACAACGCCCAAGCCCGAACGCTTGCATCCCGCTATTGGGAGCCGAATTCGGACCGGGCGCTTCGACCTTGGGTCCGTAGCCGGGCTGGTCTGCACCTACGACCCCGACGGAGCGAGTGTTTCGGAGAGGCTGTCAGACAGCGAGTTTCACTGGATTCAGACGGACCGCCATGAAATGCGGCGGGTATTGAACGCGCTGGGTGAACCGCCGACTCCTTCCGAACATGCCTTTGGCGAGTTCGATTCGCGACCGATACGAGAGGACAAGCACCCCACGGAACCCTCGGGGGCCGACGAGGCGGTCGCCGACCGAGAGGTGCACGTCTCGAAGCCAGCTTGGATTGAGACTGTGTCCTCTCCAGCTAGTCGTGGCATATCCAGAGAGGATCTCCTTAGACGCTATCAGACCCTTCTCGACGTATTCAGCGAACATGGTGTGGAGGTTTGTGCTGCGGAAGTCGAACCCGCCATCGAAGGCCCCAGCCTATACGTCTTCCGGGTCGTTCCGGGTCCGGGAGTGGCTCCGCGGAAGTTGGAAGCGCAACTGGAGAATGTGAAGCTGAAGCTGAGCCTGCCCCAGGAGTTCGATCCTCGGGCCTACGTCGATCGGGGGGCCGTCGTATTCGAAGTACCGAAGCCCCACGACGAGCGGTATCCGGTCGATTCCGAAGCTCTTTGGGCCTCGGTCGAGTCGTGGCCATCCGATCGTCTTTGGGTTCCGATCGGCGAAGACGTGAGAGGCAATCTCGTCGCCATCGACTTCTCTTCGAACGATTCGCCCCATCTCCTTATCGGAGGGATCACGGGCTCAGGAAAGTCCGTCGCGATGGAGACGATTCTCGGCGGGCTCGTGCGCAACTACGGACCAGACCGACTCCGGATCTCCGCAGTCGACCCGAAGGGCACGGAACTACTATTCCTCAAGGAGCACCCCCATCTCACAGGGGAGATTGGATTCGACAGCGAGGACGCGCTGACTCTTCTCCGACACGCCGTCGAGGAGATGCAGTCGCGGTATACCGCGATGAAGGAGAGGCGGGTCCGGAAGGTGTCCGAGTTCAACGAACTCGCCGACGTGACCCCTCTCCCATGGATTGTCGTCGTGCTGGAGGAGTTCGCCGATCTCACTGTCGAGAACAAGTCCGAGATTGAGCGAGAACTGCAGCGGCTCGCCCAGAAGGCCCGCGCCGCTGGTATCCACGTTATCGTCTCGACTCAGAAGCCCAGCGCGAACGTCCTCAGTACCACCGTCAGGTCGAACCTTGGAGCGCAGTTGGCATTCCGGGTGAAGACCAAGGATGATAGCAGGATCATCCTTGACGAGGGCGGCGCGGAAGCTCTGGGAGGGCGGGGCGACGCGATCTTCAAGAGCGCGGCTGGGGGGACGGTCCGCCTCCAGTGCGCCTTGATTCAGAACAACGGACCCGCGCAGCCGGTGCCCCCTTGA